TTTGGGCGCGCTTAAGCCCCGTTTCCACCGGGCAGTCGAAAAAAAGCGTGAGATGGGGCCGGGCCTTTTCCAGGATGTTTTGATGGATGCGCTCGATGAACGCCCGGTCAAGCCCGCGCCCGAAGCCCTGGTAGGCCAGGGTTGCGTCGTAATAGCGGTCGCAGATCACGATTTTGCCCGCAGAAAGAGCCGGGAGAATCAACTCCGCCACGTGCTGGGCCCGGTCCGCCGCGTAGAGCAGGAGCTCGGCCTCCGGGGCCAGGGCCGTTGAGGCCGGGTCCAGCAGAATCGCCCTTACGGCGGCCCCTATGGCTGTTCCGCCCGGCTCGCGGGTGGCGACCACCGCGTGCCCCGCCTGCTTCAGATGATCCGCCAGAAGGGGGGCCTGGGTGGTCTTGCCCGCCCCCTCGCCGCCTTCCAGGGTGATGAAAACGCCGGGCGCGCTCATCGGGCCGCCCCTTTGTAGAAGCTGCGGCCCAACAGCTTGTGATGGGCGCTCCAGGCGGAATCGCCGGTGTCGCTGTCCATGAAACTCCTTATCCCCACCACCTTGGCGTCAAGATCGTCAATCAGGTTCAGCACCACTGCCTCCAGGGTCTTGGGAGGCTCCGGGGAGCCGAACTCCCGCTGGCCGTGGTGGCTCACCACCATGTGCCTCAAAAGCATGGCCTTTTGCGCCGGAAAGCCCTCGATCCGGGCGATGAACCGGTCAAGGACGCCCACCCCAAGCACCACGTGGCTGATGAGCCTTCCCACGTCCGAGTAGTCTATGGCCCCCCTGAGCGAAAATTCCTCGATCTTTCCCAGGTCGTGAAAAATGGCCCCGGCCATGAGCATGTCCCGGTCAAGTCCCGTGTAATGGGCCGCCACCTTGGCCGCCATTGCCGTCACCGACAGGGTGTGCTCCAAAAGCCCCCCCACCCAGGCGTGGTGCATCATTTTCGCCGCAGGGGCCCGGCAGAGGGCCGGGGCCATGACCTCGTCCGCCAGAAGGCTTCCGCACAGGGCCTTTATGTCCTCATCTGCAATGGTATCGGCCAGCTCCTTCAACTGGGAAAGCATCTGGCCGGTGTCCCTTCGCGTCGCGGGCAGAAAATCCGCAGGGTCCACGCCGTCCGGGTCCAGCCGGGCGAGTTCGGAAAGAACCATCTGAAGCTCGCCCCGGTAATCGGAGACCCTGCCCTTAACCCAGACGTAGTCGCCGCTCTCGAAGGCAGACCTGATCTCCTCCACCCTGTCCCAGGCCACGGCCTTCACCCTGCCGGATGAATCGCAGAGGCTCACCGTAAGGTATCCCGCCCCGTCCTTCTTTACAAGCACCTGCTTGTCGGCTGCCGCGAAAACCTCGTCAACGGAAAAACCGGGTTTTAGATCGGCCACGAAAACGCTTTTTGCCATGTGTCAGGTTCCGGGTTGGTTGGGCGTTTGAGGTGCAGAGGAGCTTCCTTCCTGGGAGCGCGGGCGTCCCGCCCGCATGGGCTAAGCGGGCGGGACGCCCGCGCTCCCAGGATAACTTTGCCCTGTCAAAGACGGCACAGGGCCTGTTGTCTGCTAAAACTTCATATTCTCCAGCCGCCGAAGAAAATCATGATCCGTGATGTCGCATTTAACCGGCGTCACAGAGATCATGTCCTCGGAAAGGGCCACGCCGTCTTCATCCGGGCTGTCCCCCAAAAGCATGGTCTCCGCGCCCTGCCAGTAATAGACCTGGTTCCTGGGGTCCGTGCGCTTCTGAAACGCCGCCTCGATGCTGGCCCGGCCCTGGCGGCAGCAGCGCACCCCCTTTACCTCGGCTTCGGGCAGGTCGGGCACGTTGACGTTTAAAAACACCCCTTTGGGAAGGCCCTCTTCGGCCATCCATTCGGCGATCTTTACGGCATAATTGGCCGCAGTGGCGTAGTGGCGCACCTCGTGCCGCGAAAGAGACACCGCCACCGCCGGAAATCCCAGTATGGCGGCCTCCCGCGCAGCCGACACCGTGCCCGAATAATGCAGGTTCACCCCCACGTTGGGCCCCGGGTTGATGCCGGAAAAAACCAGGTCCGGGGCAAAGTCCAGAAGCTCCAGAAGGGCCAGCTTCACGCAGTCCGCCGGGGTGCCGTTCACAGCCAGGGCGCGGGCCATGCCGTTTTTTACGCGGGTGACCCGCAAGGGCACGTGGAGTGTTATGGCGTGGCTGACGGCGCTTCGCTCCCTGTCCGGGGCCACCACGGTCACGTCGTGGAATTTTCCAAGGGTTTCCGCAAGGGCCGCTAGCCCCGGCGCGTGGATGCCGTCGTCGTTGGTGACAAGAATTTTCATGGCCCTTATTGATCCCTTCAAAAACTCCCCGGCCCGCCCCGGGGCTTTTCATGCGCCTTTGGTCAGGCTTTTACATACACCAATCGGACAAAAGAGAAAAGTTGACTTTTTCAAGCCCGTGGACCAAGAAACGTGACACCATGAAAAGGACATTTCTCACATTCCTGGCCGCACTGGCGGCGCTCCTGATTGTAAGCCGCTCCCCGGCCCTGGCCGAGGGCCCGGACGCAACCGCCTTTCCGGGCGACCCGACAGAGCCCTGGGTCATCACCTGCGATCTCATCGAGCATTCCGAAAGCGAAGACGTTTACACCGCCACGGGAAACGTCAAGGCCGAGCGCGGAAAACAGAGCATGACCGCCGACCGGGTGGTTTGGAAACGGGCCGCAGGGCTCATGAGGGCCGACGGCAACGTGAAGGTGAACTCGGGCTCCGATTCGGTTTCCGGCGATTTCCTCGACATGGACATCGAGGCCAAGACCGGCGAAACAAGGAACGCCCTGCTTTTCGTGGGGGACAAGCGCCTCTACATAAGGGCCGGGGCTCTTAAGAAAACCGGCGAGGCCACCTTTTCGTTCAGCAAGGGCTCGGTCACGGCCTGCAAGGGCGACAAGCCCGACTGGCAGATCACCGCAAGCGGCGTCACCTTAACCCTCGAAGGCTACGGACACGCCCGGAATACAACTCTTTGGATGGGCGGGATTCCGGTTCTCTACAGCCCCTACCTTTTTTTCCCGGTCAAGACCAAAAGGGCCACCGGCCTTCTGGCCCCCCAGCTTGGCCGCTCCAGCCGCCGGGGCATATTCTGGGAGCAGCCTCTTTTCATCGTTCCCGCCGACAACTGGGACGTCACCCTCTACGAAAACTACATGGAGCGCCGGGGAAACCAGGTGGGCGCGGAACTGCGCGTGGTCCCGGACGCCACCTCCAAAATCTGGCTCTACGGCGCTTATCTTTCCGACAGGCAGGTGGACTACGGCGAGGGCGATTACGGCTACGTGGGGGACGACTACCCGCGCACCAACACCGAACGCTACTGGTTTGCGGGAATGTTCAACAAGTCCTGGGCGGGCGGGGTGAAACTGAAGGCCGACCTGGATTACCTGAGCGACCAGGACTACCTGCGGGAGTTCAAGGGCGGGGCCATGGGCTTTGACGCCGTGAACAAGGCGCTTTTGCGGAATTTCGCCCGCTCCCTTGACGACTACGACTCAAGCGTCCGGGACAACCGCATCTTTCTGCACAAGTCCTTCAGGTTGACGGAACTTTCAGGCGGCGTGCTCTGGCGGGACGACGTGGTGGCGCGAATCTTCGACGAAACCGACCCCACGGCCCAGAAGGTCCCCTACATAAATTTCGCCCTTGGCCGCACCCCCGTCTTTAAAAATTCGGCCCTTCCCCTTGTGGCCGACTTTTCCGCCCTGGCCGACAACATTCACAGAAAGGACATGGATAAGGGCGTGCGCCTCAATCTCCATCCCCGCCTTTCCCTTCCCTTCAACCTTGGCCGCGTGTTTTCCGTGGAGCCCTCGGCCGGGCTCACCCACACGTCCTATTTCATAAACTCGCCCCAAGGTGGGGACGACGCCGATTCCCATGCGTCCAGGCAGGTGGGCGACTTCGCCCTGGATGTTTCCAACAGGCTCCACAAAGACTACGCCGATAGCTTCCGACACGTGATCTTCACCACCCTGTCATACAGGCTGGTTGACGACGTGGACCAGAACGACCTTCCGCATTTCGACGCAACGGACAGGCTGGCCCCCGAAAACAGCGTAACCCTAAGCGTGGTGAACCACCTTCTCTCCAGGGAGGACCAGGGCGTAATCCGGCCCGTGTGCTACTTTTTGCTCTCCGAGACCTACGACATAAGGGAGGCCGACGAAGAAGACCCCGCGCTCTGGGCCGAGCCGGGCGAACACCGCCCCTTTTCGCCCGTAACCGCGCGGCTGGAGCTTGCTCCCTTAAACAACCTTTCCGCCTACGCCGAGGCCAGGTTTTCCCCCTACGAAAAGGCCTTCACCTACGCCGCCACCGGCATGGGTTTCACCACGCCCACCGGCCACAGGCTCTTCGCCGACTACTACAAGACCCGCGACGCCTCGGAATACGTGTCCCTTTCCGCCGACATCAAGGCATCTTCGGCCTTCACCTTCTACGGGCGCTACCAGCGCGACCTTTTCGCCGACGCCCGGGTGGAGACCTCCTTCGGACTCATCTACACATCCGACTGCTGGAGCCTCGATTTGGGATACCTGGACGAGCCGGGCGAGCAGCAGTACACCATAAGAATCAACCTTCGGGGCCTCGGAGGTATAGGCGGCTCATTCAACCCCTTCGACTAGTCCAGGGCGACCACAAGCGCGAACTGCTGCGTCAAACTTCGCCGGGCGCGGTGCGCACGTATCGCGATACGCTTACGCCCGCGCCCAGCTCGCTTTCCTTGCATTTCATCGCTTGTGATCGCCCTGGACGGGAAGTAAAGAGGGACTACGAATCACTGCCGGTTAGGGATGGATTAACGACCCGGCCAATGAACAGAATGTTTCCGTTGGTTCGATCCTGAATCAAAAAGATGAACGGATGATCCGCTATGAACTTCACAGGTTCGGGGGGCGGGGCTTCAGCCTTCTCGCCGAAAGTTACAGCTGCGGCCTCAGTGCCCTCCTCGTTGACATCAACATATGCTTTGTGAAAGATTTCATCAAGTAACAGCTCGTGCCCCTTTTCTATTCCCGAAAAATCAGCTCCGCTTGAAAATGCTTTTTTCACGCCCATTGGTACCAAATATTTTTTTAAGCGTTCTCCAAAATCAAAACGAAATTTTGGTATTTCAACATTAACTTCAAGTTCCGATAGTTTTTTTCTTAAATCAATAATTGTTTCTATAGTAAAATTGTTTTCAAACCAAGGCAAATCATTTTTCTTTGGAAGCAGAATAATCATTGACAACATATCGCCTTTATAAGGCATCTCCAGCGACTGAAACAAATCATTTTCACTGTATCTGAAAAAACCTTCTTGATTCATCATAGGGACTTCTACTGAATTATTTTGACCAATATTGAATTTTTTATTTACAGTATCACTTTTTTCAAATGGTTGTTCCCATTTTCCCTTGAAATAAATAGCATTGATAAAAATAAATTTTGTCTGATTGTTTAAATTGTCTTCTGATAAAATTCCAGCAATCTTATTATTTGTTGATTTTGCGACCCATTTGTTTATTAAAGATATGGCCTTTCCTGGTGAGTTTTGAAAATCCACCGACCCTAATTTAGCACAATAATATTGCTGTATGTCATCTTTATATTGAGCTATAGAATCATATCCTGTTTGCATCCACAATGCGTTTGCAACACGAAGGGTGAAATCGCCATCATCAGGATTGAGTCGGTTGTAAATGGCCGCAATGGCCGGTTTGCGGATATTTCCATCACCCGGCAGACTGACAGCCGTTTGAATTTCCGTAGCCGTAGTTCCGCGTGCGCCTTCATAAAGCATGGCAAGCGCTGTTGAAATGCTATACGGAGAAAAGAAGAGATTACCGGGTTTGTTTTTTAACTGTGAATAAAATTCAATGGCAAACCTGTTGTTAGCGCCAACCA
This window of the Deltaproteobacteria bacterium genome carries:
- a CDS encoding serpin family protein; this encodes MKKKIALMLLLLVLLLFSFPHLFPGTYRTWILKAPPMANDKRATKEGITAMVGANNRFAIEFYSQLKNKPGNLFFSPYSISTALAMLYEGARGTTATEIQTAVSLPGDGNIRKPAIAAIYNRLNPDDGDFTLRVANALWMQTGYDSIAQYKDDIQQYYCAKLGSVDFQNSPGKAISLINKWVAKSTNNKIAGILSEDNLNNQTKFIFINAIYFKGKWEQPFEKSDTVNKKFNIGQNNSVEVPMMNQEGFFRYSENDLFQSLEMPYKGDMLSMIILLPKKNDLPWFENNFTIETIIDLRKKLSELEVNVEIPKFRFDFGERLKKYLVPMGVKKAFSSGADFSGIEKGHELLLDEIFHKAYVDVNEEGTEAAAVTFGEKAEAPPPEPVKFIADHPFIFLIQDRTNGNILFIGRVVNPSLTGSDS
- a CDS encoding dTMP kinase, yielding MSAPGVFITLEGGEGAGKTTQAPLLADHLKQAGHAVVATREPGGTAIGAAVRAILLDPASTALAPEAELLLYAADRAQHVAELILPALSAGKIVICDRYYDATLAYQGFGRGLDRAFIERIHQNILEKARPHLTLFFDCPVETGLKRAQSATHHSEARFEAYEIEFHERVRRGYLALCAEEPERFRIIDASADQEDVRLAMIRAVDDFFKAAPYKKFNVKPG
- the surE gene encoding 5'/3'-nucleotidase SurE, producing the protein MKILVTNDDGIHAPGLAALAETLGKFHDVTVVAPDRERSAVSHAITLHVPLRVTRVKNGMARALAVNGTPADCVKLALLELLDFAPDLVFSGINPGPNVGVNLHYSGTVSAAREAAILGFPAVAVSLSRHEVRHYATAANYAVKIAEWMAEEGLPKGVFLNVNVPDLPEAEVKGVRCCRQGRASIEAAFQKRTDPRNQVYYWQGAETMLLGDSPDEDGVALSEDMISVTPVKCDITDHDFLRRLENMKF
- a CDS encoding HD domain-containing protein, whose amino-acid sequence is MAKSVFVADLKPGFSVDEVFAAADKQVLVKKDGAGYLTVSLCDSSGRVKAVAWDRVEEIRSAFESGDYVWVKGRVSDYRGELQMVLSELARLDPDGVDPADFLPATRRDTGQMLSQLKELADTIADEDIKALCGSLLADEVMAPALCRAPAAKMMHHAWVGGLLEHTLSVTAMAAKVAAHYTGLDRDMLMAGAIFHDLGKIEEFSLRGAIDYSDVGRLISHVVLGVGVLDRFIARIEGFPAQKAMLLRHMVVSHHGQREFGSPEPPKTLEAVVLNLIDDLDAKVVGIRSFMDSDTGDSAWSAHHKLLGRSFYKGAAR
- a CDS encoding LPS-assembly protein LptD translates to MKRTFLTFLAALAALLIVSRSPALAEGPDATAFPGDPTEPWVITCDLIEHSESEDVYTATGNVKAERGKQSMTADRVVWKRAAGLMRADGNVKVNSGSDSVSGDFLDMDIEAKTGETRNALLFVGDKRLYIRAGALKKTGEATFSFSKGSVTACKGDKPDWQITASGVTLTLEGYGHARNTTLWMGGIPVLYSPYLFFPVKTKRATGLLAPQLGRSSRRGIFWEQPLFIVPADNWDVTLYENYMERRGNQVGAELRVVPDATSKIWLYGAYLSDRQVDYGEGDYGYVGDDYPRTNTERYWFAGMFNKSWAGGVKLKADLDYLSDQDYLREFKGGAMGFDAVNKALLRNFARSLDDYDSSVRDNRIFLHKSFRLTELSGGVLWRDDVVARIFDETDPTAQKVPYINFALGRTPVFKNSALPLVADFSALADNIHRKDMDKGVRLNLHPRLSLPFNLGRVFSVEPSAGLTHTSYFINSPQGGDDADSHASRQVGDFALDVSNRLHKDYADSFRHVIFTTLSYRLVDDVDQNDLPHFDATDRLAPENSVTLSVVNHLLSREDQGVIRPVCYFLLSETYDIREADEEDPALWAEPGEHRPFSPVTARLELAPLNNLSAYAEARFSPYEKAFTYAATGMGFTTPTGHRLFADYYKTRDASEYVSLSADIKASSAFTFYGRYQRDLFADARVETSFGLIYTSDCWSLDLGYLDEPGEQQYTIRINLRGLGGIGGSFNPFD